Proteins encoded within one genomic window of Papio anubis isolate 15944 chromosome X, Panubis1.0, whole genome shotgun sequence:
- the TSR2 gene encoding pre-rRNA-processing protein TSR2 homolog isoform X3 — protein MFHHFQRGDGAALREMASRITQRKCKVTATALKTAKETDEDEDDVDSVEEMEVTATNDGAATDGVCSQPEPSDPDAQTIKEEDIVEDGWTIVRRKK, from the exons ATGTTCCACCACTTCCAGAGGGGTGACGGGGCTGCTCTGAGGGAGATGGCCTCTCGCATCACTCAAAGAAAATGCAAGGTCACAGCCACTGCACTTAAGACAGCTAAAGAGActgatgaggatgaagatgatGTGGACAGTGTGGAAGAGATGGAG GTCACAGCTACGAATGATGGGGCTGCTACAGATGGGGTCTGCTCCCAGCCTGAACCCTCTGATCCAGACGCTCAGACTATTAAGGAAGAGGATATAGTGGAAGATGGCTGGACCATTGTCCGGAGAAAAAAATGA
- the TSR2 gene encoding pre-rRNA-processing protein TSR2 homolog isoform X2 has protein sequence MFSEEASPVTLCKKNSFLLLPLKSLNTHEHIKGLADLELDEVEDFLGELLTNEFDTVVEDGSLPQVSQQLQTMFHHFQRGDGAALREMASRITQRKCKVTATALKTAKETDEDEDDVDSVEEMEVTATNDGAATDGVCSQPEPSDPDAQTIKEEDIVEDGWTIVRRKK, from the exons ATGTTCAGTGAAGAAGCTTCTCCAGTCACGTTATGTAAGAAAAACTCTTTTCTTCTGCTCCCACTGAAAAGTCTCAACACTCATGAACATATTAAAGGCTTGG CTGACTTGGAGCTAGATGAGGTGGAAGACTTCCTTGGAGAGCTGTTGACCAATGAGTTTGATACAGTCGTGGAAGATGGGAGTCTGCCCCAG GTGAGCCAGCAACTGCAGACCATGTTCCACCACTTCCAGAGGGGTGACGGGGCTGCTCTGAGGGAGATGGCCTCTCGCATCACTCAAAGAAAATGCAAGGTCACAGCCACTGCACTTAAGACAGCTAAAGAGActgatgaggatgaagatgatGTGGACAGTGTGGAAGAGATGGAG GTCACAGCTACGAATGATGGGGCTGCTACAGATGGGGTCTGCTCCCAGCCTGAACCCTCTGATCCAGACGCTCAGACTATTAAGGAAGAGGATATAGTGGAAGATGGCTGGACCATTGTCCGGAGAAAAAAATGA
- the TSR2 gene encoding pre-rRNA-processing protein TSR2 homolog isoform X1, protein MAGAAEDARALFRAGVCAALEAWPALQIAVENGFGGVHSQEKAKWLGGAVEDYFMRNADLELDEVEDFLGELLTNEFDTVVEDGSLPQVSQQLQTMFHHFQRGDGAALREMASRITQRKCKVTATALKTAKETDEDEDDVDSVEEMEVTATNDGAATDGVCSQPEPSDPDAQTIKEEDIVEDGWTIVRRKK, encoded by the exons ATGGCGGGCGCTGCAGAAGATGCGCGAGCTCTTTTCCGGGCTGGGGTCTGCGCGGCCCTGGAGGCCTGGCCGGCCTTGCAG ATCGCTGTGGAGAATGGCTTCGGGGGTGTGCACAGCCAGGAGAAGGCCAAGTGGCTGGGGGGTGCAGTGGAGGATTACTTCATGCGcaatg CTGACTTGGAGCTAGATGAGGTGGAAGACTTCCTTGGAGAGCTGTTGACCAATGAGTTTGATACAGTCGTGGAAGATGGGAGTCTGCCCCAG GTGAGCCAGCAACTGCAGACCATGTTCCACCACTTCCAGAGGGGTGACGGGGCTGCTCTGAGGGAGATGGCCTCTCGCATCACTCAAAGAAAATGCAAGGTCACAGCCACTGCACTTAAGACAGCTAAAGAGActgatgaggatgaagatgatGTGGACAGTGTGGAAGAGATGGAG GTCACAGCTACGAATGATGGGGCTGCTACAGATGGGGTCTGCTCCCAGCCTGAACCCTCTGATCCAGACGCTCAGACTATTAAGGAAGAGGATATAGTGGAAGATGGCTGGACCATTGTCCGGAGAAAAAAATGA